In Coregonus clupeaformis isolate EN_2021a unplaced genomic scaffold, ASM2061545v1 scaf0233, whole genome shotgun sequence, the following proteins share a genomic window:
- the LOC123484218 gene encoding uncharacterized protein LOC123484218, which produces MSMKMASPVIRVINPDEPAVRPKKPEPAVRPKQPEPPVRPKKLEPAVRPKKPEPAVRPKQPEPPVRPKQPEPPGQLTESPSTAQDHEGQPFPTESPLSDSPVELEGWVRLWENPNGIPSADISWLKDHNERGLFTPVQIYKDKSGLFREATGDEIGPVLEGISVWVEDRNVHLYKSGYHHRVRHICDVSTWYTMLTEVLCCGPCTKASRSGEGGTMGRWLAWDAAILSQLSEAHQAMFPAILTSKRGVDRTVVRLLRDRTEGNTMVKVWRQIQENHVEEYLQRKDLYTTLLMTVVKPGGIVSALRHTFQAPPPPRELPSARLLRHAFLLAEANNVQDYRSQILSTFGTVLKMDSTKKVVKKLSGEGGGSAEWFTSIGNEHSQIVSFVLTCEESTEKLKPMCLGVMERFRLANQPVPKIIYVDRGCCRAQGPTALGILFQPWVDNGMVVRLDIFHWIHRFDAAIRTESHSSMLHSSLR; this is translated from the exons ATGTCAATGAAGATGGCGAGCCCAGTAATCCGCGTAATCAACCCAGATGAGCCCGCTGTCCGGCCCAAGAAGCCCGAGCCCGCTGTCCGGCCCAAGCAGCCCGAGCCGCCTGTCCGGCCCAAGAAGCTTGAACCCGCTGTCCGGCCCAAGAAGCCCGAGCCCGCTGTCCGGCCCAAACAGCCCGAGCCCCCTGTCCGGCCCAAACAGCCCGAGCCCCCTGGCCAACTCACAGAGTCCCCGTCCACAGCACAGGATCATGAGGGTCAGCCTTTTCCCACGGAATCACCTCTGAGTGACTCCCCT GTGGAGCTAGAGGGTTGGGTGCGTCTGTGGGAAAACCCCAATGGCATCCCATCTGCAGACATTTCCTGGCTCAAAGACCACAATGAAAGAGGGCTGTTCACACCCGTTCAAATCTATAAGGACAAAAGTGGTCTGTTCAGGGAGGCGACGGGTGATGAAATCGGACC TGTCCTCGAGGGGATCAGTGTCTGGGTAGAGGACCGGAACGTGCACCTCTACAAGTCTGGCTATCACCACCGG GTACGTCACATCTGTGACGTGTCCACCTGGTACACCATGCTCACTGAGGTCCTGTGCTgtggaccatgtacaaaagcgtCCAGAAGCGGAGAAGGTGGCACAATGGGTCGGTGGCTTGCGTGGGATGCCGCTATTTTGTCCCAGCTTAGCGAGGCTCACCAAGCTATGTTCCCTGCCATCCTCACCAGCAA GCGTGGCGTGGATAGGACTGTTGTGCGCCTTCTGAGGGACCGGACGGAAGGGAACACCATGGTCAAGGTGTGGCGGCAGATACAGGAGAACCACGTTGAAGAGTACCTTCAGCGTAAGGACCTGTACACCACACTCCTCATGACTGTCGTGAAACCTGGAGGGATCGTTTCTGCACTAAGGCACACTTTCCAGGCTCCACCTCCTCCAAGAGAGCTCCCCTCCGCGCGGCTCCTGCGCCACGCCTTCCTGCTGGCGGAGGCCAACAACGTGCAGGATTACCGGAGCCAGATCCTCTCCACTTTTGGCACTGTGCTGAAAATGGATTCCACCAAGAAA GTGGTGAAGAAGCTGTCTGGGGAGGGTGGAGGCTCAGCTGAGTGGTTCACCAGCATCGGAAACGAGCACTCCCAGATAGTTTCATTTGTGCTGACCTGTGAGGAGTCCACAGAGAAGCTGAAACCGATGTGCCTTGGGGTCATGGAGAGGTTCCGGCTGGCCAATCAACCAGTCCCAAAAATTATATACGTGGACCGTGGGTGTTGCCGTGCGCAGGGCCCAACAGCGCTGGGGATTTTGTTCCAGCCTTGGGTGGACAACGGGATGGTTGTGCGTCTGGACATCTTTCACTGGATCCACCGGTTTGATGCAGCCATACGCACAGAGTCCCACTCAAGTATGCTGCATTCAAGTCTGCGCTAG
- the LOC121561147 gene encoding uncharacterized protein LOC121561147: MRAKDPATLMTVSDEDIVRLYITREHLKHHVRRVTLGAQETFRLIHLAIEELKGPAGLDESGVSLFKTPEAIDEMWAGQQRHLECIQDPPDMNMYRVARTTTINNVDLPYYKCLRGSNSLEGFHKALPNMIPGPHCAARPYQVYLISGIARWNSDRERDAVFGGKGRHHRTYSAPLIDRLNARCQQLFGETVEENFRAPADVSSNELLGLEYLFSQSTGESGPFSLQDIVNDGPGPEEEVLRPGQPDPDDADEAYQSDVEAHDRALDAVLPHITLTSDETATVHPPAFEDACSPNPLPGFPKLEMFCSVLVEIGLAEEKLSLTTEQRNQVLKAWNAVEEHDKQPQKFNQLYRTHWGNTLYCRTKRDDLVDAALIQRVKMAKRYAPAQQDISAQHNRLMYTLVKLLWLRSPQGSRNSPEKRTLLKAYERVQHRILVEDPVLCKAGIPLPKINSKTVQDFIRRQERLLNLHATKQPSTITKTTSISSADLPPAPHQPAVLPPPDYPLMEYVPTPSTAGTKVLKGRTDMMAPLLSRPQPPMPHLLLPPPVRKPNAPSTINRPV; this comes from the exons ATGAGAGCCAAGGACCCGGCAACGCTGATGACTGTGTCAGATGAGGATATTGTCCGCCTCTACATTACCAGGGAGCACCTCAAACACCACGTGCGAAGGGTCACACTGGGAGCTCAGGAAACATTCCGGCTCATCCATCTGGCCATTGAGGAGCTGAAAGGTCCCGCAGGGCTGGACGAGAGCGGAGTGAGCCTTTTCAAAACACCTG AGGCCATTGATGAGATGTGGGCAGGCCAGCAGCGACACCTGGAGTGCATCCAGGATCCACCAGACATGAACATGTATAGGGTGGCGCGTACCACAACCATTAACAATGTGGACCTACCCTACTACAAATGTCTGCGTGGAAGCAACAGCCTGGAAGGATTCCACAAAGCTCTGCCGAACATGATTCCAG GTCCCCACTGTGCAGCACGGCCCTATCAGGTTTACCTGATCAGTGGCATTGCACGGTGGAACTCTGACAGGGAGCGGGATGCCGTGTTTGGTGGCAAAGGACGGCACCACAGGACCTATTCGGCGCCGCTGATTGATCGCCTCAACGCTCGCTGTCAGCAGCTGTTCGGAGAGACTGTGGAGGAGAATTTCCGGGCCCCTGCTGATGTCTCTTCCAACGAGCTGCTCGGGTTGGAGTACCTGTTCAGCCAGAGCACGGGGGAATCTGGGCCCTTCTCTCTTCAGGACATTGTCAACGATGGACCTGGTCCAGAAGAGGAGGTGCTCCGACCTGGGCAGCCTGATCCAGATGACGCAGACGAGGCGTACCAGAGCGATGTGGAGGCACACGATCGTGCGCTGGATGCCGTCCTGCCCCACATCACACTCACCAGCGACGAAACCGCCACTGTTCACCCTCCGGCCTTT GAGGATGCCTGCAGTCCAAACCCTCTTCCTGGCTTTCCTAAGTTGGAAATGTTCTGCTCTGTGCTGGTGGAGATTGGCCTGGCAGAAGAAAAGCTGTCACTCACCACCGAGCAGAGAAACCAGGTCCTTAAAGCCTGGAATGCCGTGGAGGAGCATGACAAGCAGCCACAAAAGTTCAACCAGTTGTACAGAACACACTGGGGCAACACCCTCTACTGCCGCACAAAAAGGGACGATCTTGTTGACGCTGCTCTGATACAGAGGGTAAAGATGGCCAAGCGCTACGCACCAGCGCAACAGGACATCAGTGCTCAGCACAACAGGCTGATGTACACGCTGGTGAAACTGTTGTGGTTGCGCTCACCTCAAGGCTCTCGCAACAGTCCTGAGAAGAGAACCCTCTTGAAGGCGTACGAGCGAGTCCAGCACCGGATTTTAGTGGAGGATCCAGTCCTGTGCAAAGCAGGCATTCCTCTACCCAAGATTAACAGCAAGACTGTGCAGGACTTTATCCGTCGCCAAGAGAGGCTCCTCAACTTGCACGCCACAAAACAGCCCTCCACCATCACTAAGACCACCTCCATCTCATCTGCAGACCTTCCACCAGCACCACATCAGCCTGCAGTCCTCCCTCCACCAGACTACCCCCTGATGGAATATGTGCCCACACCCAGCACAGCAGGGACCAAGGTGTTAAAGGGAAGGACAGATATGATGGCACCACTACTCTCCCGGCCTCAGCCACCGATGCCACATTTGCTACTGCCACCACCAGTGAGAAAACCCAACGCCCCCTCTACCATCAACAGACCTGtgtaa